One genomic segment of Microbacterium sp. ProA8 includes these proteins:
- a CDS encoding ABC transporter ATP-binding protein: MTTGMPVIEVKGLTKRYRDVVAVDDVSFTIEKNTIYGLLGRNGAGKTTVMSILTAQNFATSGDVRVFGMNPYENAKVLSRLCFVRESQKYPDDALAKHAFGTARLFFPNWDQDFADRLIEDFQLPMKTRIKKMSRGQLSAVGVIIGLAARAEVTFFDEPYLGLDAVARQIFYDRLLEDYTEHPRTVILSSHLIDEVSNLIERVLVIDRGRIIMDEATDSVRDRAANIVGDASAVDAFVAGRQVIHRERLGNVASVTVLGALSLADRERLDAAGLDVAPVSLQQLIVRTTTAHAHGAGESASTLDEGALR, translated from the coding sequence ATGACGACCGGGATGCCCGTCATCGAGGTGAAGGGTCTCACAAAGCGCTACCGCGACGTCGTCGCGGTGGACGACGTGAGCTTCACCATCGAGAAGAACACGATCTACGGTCTGCTGGGGCGCAACGGCGCCGGCAAGACCACCGTCATGTCGATCCTCACCGCACAGAACTTCGCCACGAGCGGCGACGTGCGCGTGTTCGGCATGAACCCGTACGAGAACGCCAAGGTGCTCTCACGCCTGTGCTTCGTGCGCGAGAGCCAGAAGTACCCTGACGACGCGCTCGCGAAGCACGCCTTCGGCACGGCGCGCCTGTTCTTCCCGAACTGGGACCAGGACTTCGCCGATCGGCTGATCGAGGACTTCCAGCTGCCGATGAAGACGCGCATCAAGAAGATGTCGCGCGGACAGCTCTCGGCGGTCGGCGTGATCATCGGCCTCGCGGCACGCGCAGAGGTCACCTTCTTCGATGAGCCCTACCTCGGCCTCGACGCCGTCGCGCGGCAGATCTTCTACGATCGGCTGCTCGAGGACTACACCGAGCACCCCCGCACCGTGATCCTGTCGAGCCATCTGATCGACGAGGTGTCGAACCTCATCGAGCGCGTACTCGTCATCGACCGCGGCCGGATCATCATGGACGAGGCGACCGACTCGGTGCGCGACCGCGCCGCGAACATCGTCGGCGACGCCTCCGCCGTCGACGCGTTCGTCGCGGGCCGCCAGGTCATCCACCGCGAGCGCCTGGGCAACGTGGCATCCGTCACCGTCCTCGGCGCCCTGTCGCTCGCCGACCGTGAGCGCCTCGATGCCGCCGGGCTCGACGTCGCACCGGTGTCGCTTCAGCAGCTCATCGTGCGCACCACGACGGCGCACGCGCACGGGGCCGGCGAATCGGCATCCACCCTCGACGAAGGAGCCCTGCGATGA
- a CDS encoding recombinase family protein codes for MNEIKVGYARVSTIEHDLSAQLEALVRLGVDEARIFVDHGMTGTNRARPGLREALAAVRSGYTLVVTKLDRLARSLRDARDIADELTLKGVVLSLGGSTCVPTDPIGRLLFNVLGMVAEFETDLIGMRTREGMAIARAKGKLKGKQPKLTRTQRAHLYELLDGRAYSQTEIAELFGVSRATIYREVKRRVAAAYQ; via the coding sequence ATGAATGAGATCAAGGTTGGCTACGCCAGAGTGTCGACGATCGAGCATGACCTTTCTGCTCAACTCGAGGCTCTGGTGCGGTTGGGGGTGGATGAAGCCCGCATCTTCGTGGATCACGGGATGACGGGCACGAACCGAGCACGGCCCGGTCTGCGGGAAGCGCTCGCGGCGGTCAGATCCGGATACACGCTCGTCGTGACCAAGTTGGATCGTCTCGCACGTTCTCTGCGGGATGCGCGCGATATCGCCGACGAGCTCACGCTCAAGGGCGTCGTACTCAGCCTGGGTGGCAGCACGTGCGTCCCGACGGATCCGATCGGGCGGCTGCTGTTCAACGTGCTCGGCATGGTCGCGGAGTTCGAGACGGACCTGATCGGGATGCGTACCCGCGAGGGTATGGCCATCGCTCGAGCGAAGGGCAAGCTGAAGGGGAAGCAGCCGAAGCTGACGCGCACGCAGCGAGCACACCTCTATGAACTGCTCGATGGTCGTGCGTACTCACAGACCGAGATCGCTGAACTATTCGGTGTGTCCCGGGCGACCATCTACCGAGAAGTGAAACGACGGGTCGCTGCCGCATACCAGTAA
- a CDS encoding adenylosuccinate synthase, whose protein sequence is MPGIVIVGVQWGDEGKGKATDLLGERTDWVVKFNGGNNAGHTVVIGDEKYALHLLPSGILSPGVNAVIGNGVVVDLEVLFAELEALHARGVDASRLRVSANAHLITQYHRTLDKVTERFLGKRQIGTTGRGIGPAYADKINRVGIRVQDLFDENILRQKVEGALDQKNHLLVKIFNRRAITVDEIVDDLLSYAERLRPMVADTGLLLNEALDAGDVVVFEGGQATMLDVDHGTYPFVTSSSATAGGAATGSGVGPNRLDRIVGIVKAYTTRVGSGPFPTELFDENGDFLRSRGFEFGTTTGRPRRVGWYDAPITRYATRINGITDLVLTKLDILTGLDQIPVCVAYDVDGERFDEIPVNQSDFHHAKPILEYFPGWKRDISGARSFDDLPLEAQEYVLALEAMSGTRISVIGVGASRDAVIVRHDLVD, encoded by the coding sequence ATGCCAGGCATCGTGATCGTCGGAGTCCAGTGGGGAGACGAGGGCAAGGGCAAGGCCACCGACCTCCTCGGTGAGCGCACCGACTGGGTGGTCAAGTTCAACGGCGGCAACAACGCCGGCCACACGGTCGTGATCGGCGACGAGAAGTATGCGCTGCATCTGCTGCCCTCCGGCATCCTGTCTCCCGGGGTCAACGCCGTCATCGGCAACGGTGTCGTGGTCGACCTCGAAGTGCTGTTCGCCGAGCTCGAGGCACTGCACGCGCGGGGCGTCGATGCGTCGCGACTGCGGGTGAGTGCCAACGCGCACCTCATCACGCAGTACCACCGCACACTCGACAAGGTCACCGAGCGCTTCCTCGGCAAGCGTCAGATCGGCACGACCGGCCGGGGCATCGGGCCGGCGTACGCCGACAAGATCAACCGCGTCGGCATCCGCGTGCAGGACCTCTTCGACGAGAACATCCTGCGCCAGAAGGTCGAGGGCGCCCTCGACCAGAAGAACCACCTCCTGGTGAAGATCTTCAACCGCCGTGCGATCACGGTCGACGAGATCGTCGACGACCTGCTGTCGTACGCCGAGCGCCTGCGGCCGATGGTGGCCGACACCGGGCTGCTGCTGAACGAGGCGCTGGATGCCGGCGACGTCGTCGTGTTCGAGGGCGGCCAGGCCACGATGCTCGACGTCGACCACGGCACCTACCCCTTCGTCACGTCGTCGTCGGCGACCGCCGGCGGCGCCGCCACCGGCTCGGGTGTCGGCCCCAACCGCCTGGACCGCATCGTGGGCATCGTGAAGGCCTACACGACGCGCGTCGGCTCGGGGCCCTTCCCGACCGAGCTCTTCGACGAGAACGGCGATTTCCTGCGCTCGCGCGGCTTCGAGTTCGGCACCACGACCGGGCGCCCTCGTCGCGTCGGCTGGTACGACGCGCCGATCACGCGCTACGCGACCCGCATCAACGGCATCACCGACCTCGTCCTCACCAAGCTCGACATCCTCACGGGCCTGGACCAGATCCCCGTGTGCGTGGCGTACGACGTCGACGGCGAGCGGTTCGACGAGATCCCGGTGAACCAGTCCGACTTCCACCACGCGAAGCCGATCCTCGAGTACTTCCCCGGCTGGAAGCGCGACATCTCCGGCGCCCGCAGCTTCGACGATCTCCCCCTGGAGGCGCAGGAGTACGTGCTCGCGCTCGAGGCGATGAGCGGCACGCGCATCTCGGTGATCGGCGTCGGCGCGTCGCGCGACGCGGTCATCGTCCGCCACGACCTCGTCGATTGA
- a CDS encoding helix-hairpin-helix domain-containing protein, with the protein MSTSTRMGTAQDAPSIPWMLGMSSWMLLTVIPGPIVTWLGFSIIGVASRSRRLLILAVVWGAAAILVSLEIWGQWQPLLRGIVYLSGMLVALMVNPGWLRTMWQRRLDRVSGSGDSPSRTGATASGRPSGSGASTRKPTARSSRRSRAATKAEADRKAQAQAQAKAEEATRAKADEASREKADHADRLAAAAGASPSDYLEPGAPAPAPIDVNTAPAADLEELPGMTRSRARRAVKEREAQGGFTSVEDFGEAVGLQPHEIVRLRKLATCSPRPRGERRFGRRVDY; encoded by the coding sequence ATGAGCACCTCCACCCGGATGGGCACCGCGCAGGACGCCCCGAGCATCCCATGGATGCTCGGTATGAGCTCGTGGATGCTGCTGACGGTCATTCCCGGACCGATCGTCACCTGGCTCGGCTTCTCGATCATCGGGGTCGCGTCTCGCAGCAGGCGCCTCCTCATCCTCGCCGTGGTGTGGGGTGCGGCCGCGATCCTGGTGAGCCTCGAGATCTGGGGGCAGTGGCAGCCGCTCCTCCGCGGGATCGTCTATCTCTCGGGCATGCTCGTCGCCCTCATGGTGAACCCGGGATGGCTCCGTACGATGTGGCAGCGGCGCCTCGACCGGGTGAGCGGGAGCGGGGATTCCCCGTCGCGGACGGGCGCGACCGCCTCCGGTCGGCCCTCCGGCTCGGGTGCGAGCACGAGGAAGCCCACTGCGCGGTCGTCGCGGCGCTCCCGGGCCGCCACGAAGGCCGAAGCCGACAGGAAGGCGCAGGCGCAGGCACAGGCGAAGGCCGAAGAAGCGACCCGGGCGAAGGCTGACGAAGCGTCCCGCGAGAAGGCCGATCACGCGGACCGGCTCGCGGCGGCGGCGGGCGCGTCGCCGTCCGACTACCTCGAGCCCGGTGCCCCCGCCCCGGCTCCGATCGACGTCAACACCGCGCCCGCCGCCGACCTCGAGGAGCTGCCCGGCATGACCCGCTCGCGTGCGCGCCGGGCGGTCAAGGAGCGCGAAGCGCAGGGCGGCTTCACGTCCGTCGAGGACTTCGGCGAGGCCGTGGGCCTGCAGCCGCATGAGATCGTGCGGCTGCGCAAGCTCGCGACCTGCTCGCCACGCCCCCGGGGCGAGCGCCGCTTCGGCCGTCGCGTCGACTACTGA
- a CDS encoding beta-propeller fold lactonase family protein: MRFLLGGYTADMEGRASGIGMLLAGAPDDASAGGALAFAGDVATTDSPSWLAPHPGSGSLSKGDVVYAALEKRRQVQAFRRTGDATFVPLGAPVAAGEAVCHVAVSPDGRFLIASCWGDGRVVRMDLDAAGRPSSPILAPAAVDPYGPDAASAPASAGDIDLVAAARALREAAGAEYAHLVPDHGGTDEAAAEADTDSDATRPSRAHQAVFLPGGLVATTDLGYDVVRFWRDGGDRLRPVQQVTLPRGSGPRHMVWHPSGHLYVVTELSCELFVLAPSADGTWRLVGGTPLGAGTLPGDSAAELALSRDSQFVYAGVRGSNTLATLRVRGAGDEVAPVALVDSGVDWPRHHAVVRDILLVAGQLSDEVASLTLDTRTGVPGRVRHRTDAPSPTCLLPLR; this comes from the coding sequence ATGAGATTCCTGCTGGGCGGCTACACCGCCGACATGGAGGGCCGCGCAAGCGGGATCGGGATGCTGCTCGCCGGCGCCCCCGACGACGCCTCCGCCGGTGGCGCGCTCGCGTTCGCAGGCGACGTCGCGACGACCGACTCGCCGTCGTGGCTCGCACCGCACCCGGGATCGGGGAGCCTGTCGAAGGGCGACGTCGTATACGCGGCGCTCGAGAAGCGCCGGCAGGTGCAGGCGTTCCGGCGCACCGGCGACGCGACCTTCGTGCCGCTCGGTGCACCCGTCGCGGCCGGTGAGGCGGTGTGCCATGTGGCGGTGTCGCCCGACGGCCGCTTCCTGATCGCCAGCTGCTGGGGCGACGGCCGCGTGGTCCGGATGGACCTGGATGCCGCGGGCCGGCCGTCGTCGCCGATCCTGGCGCCTGCGGCGGTCGACCCGTACGGGCCCGATGCCGCATCCGCCCCGGCCTCGGCCGGCGACATCGACCTCGTCGCCGCGGCCCGCGCCCTGCGCGAAGCCGCCGGAGCCGAGTATGCGCATCTCGTGCCCGATCACGGCGGCACCGACGAGGCGGCCGCGGAGGCCGACACCGATTCCGACGCGACGCGTCCGTCGCGGGCGCACCAGGCCGTCTTCCTGCCGGGCGGGCTCGTGGCGACGACCGACCTCGGGTACGACGTCGTGCGCTTCTGGCGAGACGGCGGCGATCGCCTGCGGCCGGTGCAGCAGGTGACGCTGCCGCGAGGCAGCGGACCGCGCCACATGGTCTGGCACCCGAGCGGCCACCTGTACGTCGTCACCGAGCTGTCGTGCGAGCTGTTCGTGCTCGCGCCCTCGGCCGACGGCACGTGGCGGCTGGTGGGCGGAACGCCGCTCGGGGCGGGCACCCTCCCCGGTGACAGCGCCGCCGAGCTGGCGCTGTCGCGCGACAGCCAGTTCGTGTACGCCGGCGTGCGCGGCAGCAACACCCTCGCGACGCTCCGCGTGCGCGGCGCCGGCGACGAGGTCGCTCCGGTCGCCCTCGTCGACTCCGGCGTCGACTGGCCGCGGCACCACGCGGTGGTGCGCGACATCCTGCTCGTCGCCGGGCAGCTCTCGGACGAGGTCGCCTCGCTCACGCTCGACACGCGCACCGGTGTGCCCGGCCGCGTGCGGCACCGCACCGACGCGCCGTCGCCGACGTGTCTGCTGCCTCTTCGCTGA
- a CDS encoding AAA family ATPase — MTFADTLTEAFKARLPLLYIETGEEVRAIGAISDAAETQRHPRALWTWTAALGLLGPDGKAVANTANPARALQHVAGVHEPSVFVFCDLHAYFGGEHRAGDPALVRTVRETALEFRHGDVSRTLVITAPVRVIPPELDEVTHLLDFPLPTAAEIRELLETMIDNNASGDGRIRVDADDTARDQLVHAALGLSMAEAENAFARAMVNDGRLSGQDVPIVLDEKRQVVRKSGVLEFVRAEIDLDDVGGLNNLKRWLSRRDGSWLGDARAYGLPAPKGVLITGVPGCGKSLTAKATAASWGLPLLRLDIGRIFSGLVGSSEQNLRTAIATAEAVAPCVLWVDEIEKGFSNTTGQGDSGTTARVFGTFLTWMQEKRHPVFVVATANNIDALPPEFLRKGRFDEIFFVDLPTAHEREVIWRLQLRSRATDANGLEAVASDDAAIAALVAASENHSGAEIEQSVVSALYEGFTTRGEVTADVVRQVVDTMIPLAVTQAEEVQRIRTWATERAVRATGSEDLDPAESAGAVAEGALSSRRGGRTVDY; from the coding sequence GTGACGTTCGCCGACACTCTCACCGAGGCGTTCAAGGCGCGCCTTCCGCTGCTGTACATCGAGACGGGCGAGGAGGTGCGCGCGATCGGCGCGATCTCGGACGCGGCCGAGACGCAGCGGCACCCGCGCGCGCTGTGGACGTGGACCGCCGCCCTCGGGCTGCTCGGCCCTGACGGCAAGGCCGTGGCGAACACGGCCAACCCGGCGCGGGCCCTCCAGCACGTCGCCGGCGTCCACGAGCCGAGCGTGTTCGTCTTCTGCGACCTGCACGCCTACTTCGGCGGCGAGCACCGCGCCGGCGACCCCGCTCTCGTGCGCACCGTACGCGAGACGGCGCTCGAGTTCCGTCACGGCGACGTGTCGCGCACCCTCGTGATCACGGCTCCGGTGCGGGTCATCCCGCCCGAGCTCGACGAGGTCACGCACCTGCTCGACTTCCCGCTGCCGACCGCGGCCGAGATCCGCGAGCTCCTCGAGACGATGATCGACAACAACGCGTCGGGCGACGGCAGGATCCGGGTGGATGCCGACGACACCGCCCGCGACCAGCTCGTGCACGCGGCACTCGGCCTGTCGATGGCCGAGGCCGAGAACGCGTTCGCCCGCGCGATGGTGAACGACGGGCGTCTGTCGGGGCAGGACGTGCCGATCGTGCTCGACGAGAAGCGCCAGGTCGTCCGCAAGTCCGGCGTCCTCGAGTTCGTGCGGGCCGAGATCGATCTCGACGACGTCGGCGGGCTCAACAACCTCAAGCGCTGGCTGTCGCGCCGTGACGGCTCGTGGCTCGGCGACGCGCGCGCGTACGGACTGCCGGCGCCGAAGGGCGTGCTCATCACCGGCGTCCCCGGCTGCGGCAAGTCGCTGACCGCGAAGGCGACCGCGGCGTCGTGGGGGCTGCCGCTGCTGCGGCTGGACATCGGCCGCATCTTCTCGGGTCTCGTCGGCTCGAGCGAGCAGAACCTTCGCACGGCGATCGCGACCGCCGAGGCCGTCGCGCCCTGCGTGCTGTGGGTCGACGAGATCGAGAAGGGGTTCTCGAACACCACCGGTCAGGGCGACTCGGGTACGACCGCACGCGTCTTCGGCACCTTCCTCACCTGGATGCAGGAGAAGCGGCACCCGGTGTTCGTCGTCGCGACCGCCAACAACATCGACGCGCTGCCGCCGGAGTTCCTGCGCAAGGGCCGGTTCGACGAGATCTTCTTCGTCGACCTGCCGACGGCCCACGAGCGCGAGGTGATCTGGCGGCTGCAGCTGCGCTCGCGCGCCACCGACGCGAACGGACTCGAGGCGGTGGCGTCCGACGACGCGGCGATCGCGGCGCTCGTGGCCGCGAGCGAGAACCACTCCGGTGCCGAGATCGAGCAGTCGGTCGTCTCGGCGCTGTACGAGGGCTTCACCACCCGCGGCGAGGTGACGGCCGACGTGGTGCGGCAGGTCGTGGATACGATGATCCCGCTCGCCGTGACTCAGGCCGAAGAGGTGCAGCGCATCCGCACGTGGGCGACCGAGCGCGCGGTGCGTGCCACCGGCAGCGAGGATCTGGACCCGGCCGAATCGGCCGGCGCTGTCGCCGAGGGCGCACTGTCGTCGCGTCGCGGCGGCCGCACCGTCGACTATTGA
- a CDS encoding DUF1214 domain-containing protein: MSATSPIIPTDEQVVDAYLYLFGRLLVARQEKYDIEVEKVGWNRIKYNPVGSAEFVNPNLDVAYLEAWIGVDADHAVTLNVPEISGRYYTVQIMDVWGEVIANVNERNFPDHPFGAVAFRLAGTTPIVRDDALVIDLPGPKAKILARVELKDTPDEAVALQKQFTIDAPDGIRIAPTPAIPDFTNAQLPGVDAFRLGPALLATAPDAMPTAPAHAASVAAIADYVASGDDAAAAIDEIIATKAWPAFLAGTKGFGTQRNGWSVAFAAGRFGDDILARDIVNYGGLWANIIDEAIYYVGQLGSDEQLLNGDNTYEIRFASGEPDSMVHAFWSLTLYSVPDYRVVPNPIDRFDINSEARLATNDDGTTSIWLAPTQPAGAPATNWLPTPAGQGFSLNLRLYVAREPARHGDWFPPAITLAD; encoded by the coding sequence ATGTCTGCTACGAGCCCGATCATCCCGACCGACGAGCAGGTCGTGGACGCGTACCTGTATCTGTTCGGACGGCTGCTGGTGGCCCGGCAGGAGAAGTACGACATCGAGGTCGAGAAGGTGGGCTGGAACAGGATCAAGTACAACCCGGTCGGGTCGGCCGAGTTCGTCAACCCGAACCTCGATGTCGCCTACCTGGAGGCATGGATCGGCGTCGACGCTGACCACGCCGTCACCCTCAACGTGCCGGAGATCAGCGGCCGCTACTACACGGTGCAGATCATGGACGTGTGGGGCGAAGTCATCGCCAACGTCAACGAACGAAACTTCCCCGACCATCCGTTCGGCGCGGTCGCATTCCGGCTGGCCGGGACCACCCCGATCGTCCGCGACGACGCGCTGGTGATCGATCTGCCAGGCCCCAAGGCGAAGATCCTGGCCCGCGTCGAGCTGAAGGACACACCCGACGAGGCGGTCGCCCTGCAGAAGCAGTTCACCATCGACGCCCCCGACGGCATCCGGATCGCACCCACCCCGGCGATCCCGGACTTCACCAACGCGCAACTGCCCGGTGTCGACGCGTTCCGGCTGGGTCCGGCCCTTCTCGCGACCGCGCCGGATGCGATGCCGACCGCACCCGCACACGCGGCCTCGGTCGCAGCGATCGCCGACTACGTCGCGTCCGGCGACGACGCCGCTGCAGCAATCGACGAGATCATCGCCACCAAGGCGTGGCCGGCGTTCCTCGCCGGCACCAAGGGCTTCGGCACCCAACGCAACGGATGGTCCGTGGCCTTCGCCGCCGGCCGCTTCGGAGACGACATCCTCGCCCGCGACATCGTGAACTACGGCGGACTCTGGGCGAACATCATCGACGAAGCCATCTACTACGTCGGGCAGCTCGGCAGCGACGAGCAGCTCCTCAACGGCGACAACACATACGAGATCCGGTTCGCATCCGGCGAGCCGGACTCGATGGTGCACGCGTTCTGGTCACTCACGCTGTACTCCGTACCCGACTACCGTGTCGTCCCGAACCCGATCGATCGCTTTGACATCAACTCCGAAGCGCGTCTCGCGACCAATGACGACGGCACCACCAGCATCTGGCTCGCACCCACTCAACCCGCAGGCGCACCGGCAACCAACTGGCTGCCCACCCCCGCGGGCCAAGGCTTCTCGCTGAACCTCCGCCTCTACGTCGCCCGCGAGCCCGCTCGACACGGTGACTGGTTCCCGCCCGCCATCACGCTGGCGGACTAG
- a CDS encoding AI-2E family transporter, producing the protein MTDASSSLGASAAEAADPLAVDPAAGTDAIGDAPAADGTVLAIPADRSAKPFWARLDSPFTVGFLLTFGGLAAALLGVALINISTVIIYIAFAMFAALGLDPVIKWFVRHNVKRAWAITIVFLTFGVVLIGLILLVVPTLVEQIGAFIKGIPNTIDNFEESDFFHWLEGIFGTGLGTLVTDVEKWITNPANIAAISGGLLKVGAGIATAISGGLIVIVLTLYFIASLPGIKESLMRFAPARNRVKVRSMTNEITDSVGSYLMGMVVLAFFNSIVAFLLHFFLQLPFPLLMGVLAFAITIIPLVGPVLYWITASVLALFTSPLSALIFAIAYLIYIQIEAYVITPKVMSKAIEIPGSLVVIGALIGGTLLGLLGALIAVPVTASILLIIKQVFIPKQDAKV; encoded by the coding sequence ATGACCGACGCCTCGTCCTCGCTCGGCGCGAGCGCCGCAGAAGCCGCCGACCCGCTCGCCGTCGACCCCGCGGCGGGCACCGACGCCATCGGCGATGCGCCCGCCGCCGACGGCACAGTTCTCGCCATCCCCGCGGATCGGTCGGCGAAGCCGTTCTGGGCGCGCCTGGACAGCCCCTTCACGGTCGGCTTCCTGCTCACCTTCGGCGGGCTCGCGGCGGCCCTGCTCGGGGTCGCGCTCATCAACATCTCGACGGTGATCATCTACATCGCCTTCGCGATGTTCGCCGCGCTGGGACTCGACCCCGTCATCAAGTGGTTCGTCCGTCACAACGTCAAGCGCGCGTGGGCGATCACCATCGTCTTCCTCACCTTCGGCGTCGTGCTGATCGGCCTCATCCTGCTCGTCGTCCCGACGCTGGTGGAGCAGATCGGGGCATTCATCAAGGGCATCCCGAACACGATCGACAACTTCGAGGAGTCCGACTTCTTCCACTGGCTGGAGGGGATCTTCGGCACGGGCCTCGGGACGCTGGTCACCGACGTCGAGAAGTGGATCACCAACCCCGCGAACATCGCCGCGATCTCGGGCGGGCTGCTGAAGGTCGGCGCCGGCATCGCGACGGCCATCTCGGGCGGGCTCATCGTGATCGTCCTGACCCTGTACTTCATCGCGTCGCTGCCGGGGATCAAGGAGTCGCTCATGCGGTTCGCTCCGGCGCGCAACCGCGTGAAGGTGCGGTCGATGACCAACGAGATCACCGACTCGGTCGGCAGCTACCTCATGGGCATGGTGGTGCTGGCGTTCTTCAACTCGATCGTCGCCTTCCTGCTGCACTTCTTCCTGCAGCTGCCGTTCCCGCTGCTGATGGGCGTGCTGGCGTTCGCGATCACGATCATCCCGCTCGTGGGTCCGGTGCTCTACTGGATCACCGCGTCCGTCCTCGCGCTGTTCACGAGCCCGCTGTCGGCGCTGATCTTCGCCATCGCGTACCTCATCTACATCCAGATCGAGGCGTACGTGATCACGCCCAAGGTGATGAGCAAGGCGATCGAGATCCCCGGATCCCTCGTCGTCATCGGCGCGCTCATCGGCGGCACGCTGCTCGGCCTCCTCGGCGCGCTGATCGCCGTGCCCGTCACGGCATCGATACTGCTGATCATCAAACAGGTCTTCATACCGAAGCAGGACGCCAAGGTCTGA
- a CDS encoding 4Fe-4S single cluster domain-containing protein, whose product MTPVAQSPGVGGGTSLLGTVEPVRRADAGTPPTLRWSRFLAATEAEGPGVRAAVWLQGCAVHCPECFNPQLWADRGGLVGAADVLAAEWVESATAAGAEGVTLLGGEPFDQAAAAASVARAFRAAGLGVMTFTGYPLDRLAAWAAGGRDDIAALLDATDLLCDGPYLRGLPDVGRPWVGSRNQGIRALTDRYADDVRRIATAGGADRIEVRIARDGTVAVNGWATDAALAALLDDLGSRADSPAQVAAGRQARTRVEAAR is encoded by the coding sequence ATGACGCCCGTCGCGCAGTCACCGGGCGTCGGCGGCGGGACCTCGCTCCTCGGCACGGTCGAGCCGGTGCGACGGGCCGATGCGGGGACGCCGCCCACGCTGCGCTGGTCGCGGTTCCTCGCGGCCACGGAGGCGGAGGGGCCGGGGGTGCGCGCCGCGGTCTGGCTGCAGGGATGCGCCGTGCACTGCCCCGAGTGCTTCAACCCGCAGCTGTGGGCCGACCGCGGCGGTCTCGTCGGGGCCGCCGACGTACTCGCGGCCGAGTGGGTCGAGAGTGCGACGGCGGCCGGGGCGGAGGGCGTGACCCTGCTCGGCGGCGAGCCTTTCGATCAGGCGGCGGCTGCGGCATCCGTCGCCCGCGCCTTCCGCGCAGCGGGCCTCGGCGTCATGACCTTCACCGGCTATCCGCTCGACCGCCTCGCCGCGTGGGCCGCCGGCGGTCGCGACGACATCGCGGCGCTGCTCGACGCCACCGACCTCCTCTGCGACGGGCCGTACCTGCGCGGCCTGCCCGACGTGGGGCGCCCCTGGGTGGGCTCGCGCAACCAGGGCATCCGCGCGCTCACCGATCGGTACGCCGACGACGTGCGCCGCATCGCCACCGCCGGTGGCGCCGACCGCATCGAGGTGCGAATCGCCCGCGACGGCACCGTCGCGGTGAACGGCTGGGCGACGGATGCCGCGCTCGCCGCCCTGCTGGACGACCTCGGCTCGCGGGCCGACAGTCCCGCGCAGGTCGCGGCGGGAAGACAGGCACGAACGAGAGTGGAGGCCGCGCGATGA
- a CDS encoding DUF2997 domain-containing protein: MAKQLVVRLRADGTVDAETIGMHGAECLDHIEALEALLDAETVSSRFTEDYATASVEGRTRLEAEQTDGAS; encoded by the coding sequence ATGGCCAAGCAGCTCGTGGTGAGGCTCCGCGCCGACGGCACCGTCGACGCCGAGACCATCGGCATGCACGGCGCGGAGTGCCTGGATCACATCGAGGCGCTCGAGGCGTTGCTCGACGCCGAGACCGTCTCGTCGCGCTTCACCGAGGACTACGCGACCGCGTCGGTGGAGGGCCGGACCCGGCTCGAGGCCGAGCAGACGGACGGCGCCTCATGA
- a CDS encoding chorismate mutase, producing the protein MTEDPTATLRRLRSSIDNIDASLVYLLAERFKATKQVGHLKAEHGMPASDPAREEQQVARLRRLAEEADLDPAFAEKWFNFVVAEVIRHHTDLREGNGAADSR; encoded by the coding sequence ATGACCGAGGATCCGACGGCGACGCTGCGGCGTCTGCGCAGCAGCATCGACAACATCGACGCCTCGCTGGTGTATCTCCTGGCCGAGCGGTTCAAGGCCACCAAGCAGGTGGGCCACCTCAAGGCCGAGCACGGCATGCCCGCCTCCGACCCCGCTCGGGAAGAGCAGCAGGTCGCCCGCCTGCGCCGCCTCGCCGAAGAGGCCGACCTCGATCCCGCCTTCGCCGAGAAGTGGTTCAACTTCGTGGTGGCTGAGGTGATCCGGCACCACACCGATCTGCGTGAGGGCAACGGGGCCGCCGACAGCCGCTGA